The Salinibaculum sp. SYNS191 genome has a window encoding:
- a CDS encoding universal stress protein, producing MTRQILVPVDGSPKSLEGLEYAVTTYSEAEITVLSVMTPHDAWNDGDGSPAQDQFESWYTDARDETDDVLDDARELASSHGTEITTAVDTGEPWRAIVDYAEGNDIDHIIMGSHGRDDESPLPLGSVAETVMRRSPVLVSVVR from the coding sequence ATGACACGGCAAATCCTCGTCCCTGTGGACGGCTCGCCAAAGTCTCTGGAGGGGCTTGAGTACGCGGTGACGACGTACTCCGAGGCCGAGATTACAGTCCTTTCTGTCATGACGCCACACGACGCGTGGAACGACGGTGACGGCTCCCCCGCGCAAGACCAGTTCGAATCGTGGTACACCGATGCTCGGGACGAGACCGACGACGTGCTGGACGACGCTCGTGAACTGGCTTCCAGTCATGGTACGGAGATAACCACTGCGGTCGATACGGGCGAACCGTGGCGGGCTATCGTCGACTACGCCGAGGGGAACGACATCGATCACATAATCATGGGGAGCCACGGTCGGGACGACGAATCACCCCTTCCCCTGGGGAGTGTCGCCGAGACGGTTATGCGGCGTTCACCTGTCCTCGTCTCCGTTGTTCGGTAG
- the dph5 gene encoding diphthine synthase: MLTFVGLGLYDERSVTLRGRDAIRAADSVFAEFYTSYLAGTTVENVERAHDVDIEIRDRTGVEQDPEPILRAGETGDAVFLTAGDPMISTTHVDLRLRAADRGIDTRVVHGTTAQTAASSLTGLQNYRFGKATTLPFERSHGGEGVPDSVLATIDENTERDLHTLVYLDIDRENEDYMTADHAARLLGDAGLERVGVVVGQAGSDDPTVVADRLGALADGSFGPPLHLLVLPGECHPLERDALVSLAGAPPGSLS, from the coding sequence ATGCTCACCTTCGTCGGCCTCGGCCTCTACGACGAGCGGTCGGTCACGCTCCGCGGTCGGGACGCCATCCGGGCCGCAGACAGCGTCTTCGCCGAGTTCTACACCAGCTACCTCGCCGGCACCACCGTCGAGAACGTGGAACGCGCACACGACGTCGACATCGAGATCCGCGACCGGACGGGCGTCGAACAGGACCCGGAGCCGATTCTCCGAGCGGGGGAGACCGGCGATGCCGTCTTCCTGACCGCGGGGGACCCGATGATATCGACGACGCACGTCGACCTGCGACTCCGGGCCGCCGACCGCGGCATCGACACCCGCGTCGTCCACGGCACGACCGCACAGACCGCTGCCAGCTCACTCACTGGCCTCCAGAACTACCGGTTCGGGAAGGCGACAACGCTGCCCTTCGAACGGTCCCACGGCGGCGAGGGCGTCCCCGACAGCGTGCTGGCGACCATCGACGAGAACACCGAGCGCGACCTGCACACGCTCGTCTACCTGGACATCGACCGCGAGAACGAGGACTACATGACCGCCGACCACGCCGCCCGATTGCTCGGCGATGCGGGCCTCGAACGGGTCGGCGTCGTCGTCGGACAGGCCGGCAGTGATGATCCGACCGTCGTCGCGGACCGACTGGGTGCACTCGCCGATGGCTCCTTCGGGCCGCCGCTGCACCTGCTCGTGCTCCCCGGCGAGTGCCACCCGCTGGAACGCGACGCGCTCGTCTCGCTGGCCGGGGCACCGCCGGGCAGTCTCTCCTAA
- a CDS encoding HalOD1 output domain-containing protein, which translates to MTDLTIDTAPTEEPSNRPLSERVVDAVAEAEGVDPVALEPIYAAIEPDALDSLFAPQLAMDEVPDASAEVRFRYHGYRVRVTATGKVTLDSGHETSSKTQ; encoded by the coding sequence GTGACAGACCTCACAATTGATACAGCGCCGACAGAGGAACCCTCGAACCGACCGTTGAGCGAACGGGTCGTCGACGCTGTAGCCGAAGCAGAAGGTGTCGACCCGGTAGCTCTCGAACCGATCTACGCGGCTATCGAACCCGATGCACTCGACTCGTTATTCGCGCCGCAACTTGCGATGGACGAAGTCCCTGATGCGTCGGCAGAAGTCCGCTTCAGATACCACGGCTACCGGGTCAGAGTCACCGCGACGGGGAAGGTTACCCTGGATAGCGGCCACGAAACGTCTTCGAAGACTCAGTGA
- a CDS encoding class I SAM-dependent methyltransferase, whose amino-acid sequence MSVPCVRVAREDGEAVRARLAERDIVDDAHEIAVEEGYLYIPVTDPRAVPDEYDVRTRDLPQRDRQTMPAELVDFAPSYERIGDVVVVDEDDTERARALADAIAESALPARTVLNRASKIRGTERVRDWEVLVGEGPDATETVHREYGCEFAVDLAEVYFSPRLATERHRVVEQVGAGEHVFDMFAGVGPSVVPAARRGATAVGVDINGTAIEYLRENARRNGVADHVTAIHGDVREVAADWADWADRIVMNLPHSADEFLASALTLAGDSCVLHYYDIQHEDDPYGPGEAAIRAAAEPDYEVTVETRHTVRSYAPHELNVVLDVRLDRV is encoded by the coding sequence ATGTCGGTACCGTGTGTTCGTGTCGCGCGCGAGGACGGCGAGGCCGTCCGGGCGCGTCTCGCAGAACGAGATATCGTCGACGACGCGCACGAAATCGCCGTCGAGGAGGGATACCTGTACATCCCGGTGACCGACCCGAGGGCTGTCCCCGACGAGTACGACGTCCGCACCCGGGACCTCCCGCAGCGCGACCGGCAGACGATGCCCGCCGAACTGGTGGACTTTGCACCCTCCTACGAGCGCATCGGTGACGTGGTCGTCGTCGACGAGGACGACACCGAACGTGCCCGCGCGCTCGCAGATGCCATCGCCGAGTCTGCACTGCCCGCGCGGACGGTACTCAACCGCGCCTCGAAGATACGGGGGACCGAGCGCGTCCGCGACTGGGAGGTGCTCGTCGGCGAGGGGCCGGACGCGACGGAGACGGTCCACCGCGAGTACGGCTGTGAGTTCGCGGTCGACCTCGCCGAGGTGTACTTCTCGCCGCGGCTGGCGACCGAGCGCCACCGCGTCGTCGAGCAGGTGGGGGCCGGCGAGCACGTCTTCGACATGTTCGCCGGCGTCGGCCCCTCCGTCGTGCCCGCGGCCAGGCGGGGCGCGACGGCGGTCGGCGTCGACATCAACGGGACGGCAATCGAGTACCTGCGCGAGAACGCGCGTCGCAACGGCGTTGCCGACCACGTGACAGCTATCCACGGCGACGTTCGCGAGGTTGCCGCGGACTGGGCGGACTGGGCGGATCGAATCGTCATGAACCTCCCACACTCCGCGGACGAGTTCCTGGCGAGCGCGCTCACGCTGGCCGGTGACTCCTGCGTGCTGCACTACTACGACATCCAGCACGAGGACGACCCGTACGGACCGGGGGAGGCCGCGATTCGCGCGGCGGCCGAACCCGACTACGAGGTGACCGTCGAGACGCGACACACCGTCCGGTCGTACGCCCCGCACGAACTGAACGTGGTGCTCGACGTGCGACTGGACCGGGTCTGA
- the artA gene encoding archaeosortase A, producing MLDQLVSTLGNFSTPLGWAAISLFLLGTIAEWYDRDRARPVMVVAWGLFGLFWFTLIPHFIIDKKSFVEGIGSIVAVPLSLYVAVLLWRGRDSLFTFSRAVAVMGLVYVPFVTVPVLRQTLIEMVTDQTAVLINLVGFDPGIATGMETVGPDGTVYSITGKTYPYESTFVFDATSVPWIEQSIVTYTIAIACTGIGSMAIFVGLIAAVRAPMDRKLRAFAVSIPVIYVLNLVRNVFIGVTFGKQMTNVFPDVVMGLFSLEEQWQVSYIVSDRILAQSMSVVALVVITWLVVRELPEVLTVIEDLVYVLTGKEYDLQDALGIDHPDGESSQPS from the coding sequence ATGCTCGACCAGCTCGTGTCGACACTCGGGAACTTCTCCACGCCACTCGGCTGGGCCGCGATCTCGCTCTTTCTGCTGGGGACGATTGCGGAGTGGTACGACCGCGACCGGGCGCGGCCGGTGATGGTCGTCGCGTGGGGGCTGTTCGGGCTGTTCTGGTTCACGCTCATCCCGCATTTCATCATCGACAAGAAGAGCTTCGTCGAGGGTATCGGCAGCATCGTCGCGGTGCCGCTGTCGCTGTACGTCGCCGTGTTGCTCTGGCGCGGCCGCGACTCGCTGTTCACGTTCTCCCGTGCCGTCGCGGTCATGGGGCTGGTCTACGTGCCCTTCGTCACCGTTCCGGTGTTGCGACAGACGCTCATCGAGATGGTCACCGACCAGACCGCGGTTCTGATAAACCTCGTCGGCTTCGACCCGGGCATCGCGACGGGGATGGAGACCGTCGGGCCGGACGGCACCGTCTACTCGATTACGGGCAAGACATACCCCTACGAGAGCACGTTCGTCTTCGACGCGACCTCGGTCCCCTGGATAGAGCAGTCCATCGTCACCTACACCATCGCAATCGCGTGCACGGGTATCGGCAGCATGGCGATTTTTGTCGGGCTCATCGCGGCCGTCCGGGCACCAATGGACCGCAAACTCCGCGCCTTCGCCGTCTCGATTCCAGTCATCTACGTCCTGAATCTGGTCCGGAACGTCTTCATCGGGGTGACGTTCGGCAAGCAGATGACCAACGTCTTCCCGGACGTCGTCATGGGACTGTTCTCGTTAGAGGAGCAGTGGCAGGTGTCCTACATCGTCTCCGACCGCATCCTCGCACAGAGCATGTCCGTCGTCGCGCTGGTGGTCATCACGTGGCTGGTCGTCCGGGAACTCCCCGAGGTCCTGACGGTCATCGAGGACCTGGTCTACGTCCTCACGGGGAAGGAGTACGACCTGCAGGACGCGCTCGGTATCGATCACCCTGACGGTGAGTCCAGCCAGCCGAGCTAG
- a CDS encoding DUF7282 domain-containing protein: MTGNSDKLRSLFLAALMVFSVFAGTVALTGTTAAAGNNPVVEKATHYTDTSDNAVLELAFDETISSTGQVYVGFEDGTETEVTSDIVGSGTGDAQVVVDTSDFFRNAQNVTVKNFEDNTENSTYDVRVVPTTVDANASSVTQQNVYRGGLIAVDYGSIATDVEVNEVDGTYFFDGSTGTGSQVFVFNTENRDLGDYNFSTTTNAPVNATVTLRDLALDIEADSASVDNDSTLSATASANAGDRGVTYTLLDSDGDSVATIGDQLDGSGEGTVEFSSQDPGDYTIEVEDNSSGASAETDTITVNEPLEADALFTTRSYSVTRGDIAEIDVTVAEGETATMRIGSPDAGYDALVTATDADEDGEITIEWNTFLAGSTNEFSVAGDDTPVNVNVTNSALGGNSASVIQNGRYDLELVNGEETSNSNFTDADRTSRARISVTQRDTTALRTWTAPDGAAADLENASDVLAAVQAGVITQDSSAAVTNGNDEFILQLESSGLEGYVASQPETDPADQFFGAENISVTATELNPGRNTAPDEFKLGPDNTTLIPDFDDGTHYLVVDTSAAGLSDGDEFDFQFTLEADQNGEFDYGLVAPEDGEFSNETASASASFVAGEVTIDTPIEVGAAADQTVTGTSTFATGTNVSVEASSNDDAVSPYIIPGDTEAEVTEDGTWSTTLNFSSEEANTGTGFTLLAAANDASTTEDGTIAGEPTVNDLTFNDQSSTGDTVVVANANFSAGGFVAIHLSEDGTAGDVIGHSGYLEANTDNRVAIVLDQPISENQELIAMAHQDTNNNQVYDFPGADGPYTDDAGDAVVSAAQISGLGGGATATATPGDDPTATATPTETATETATETATETATETETATETDEGTATSTPGQDGPGFGVIVSVLALLAAALLAARRNE; this comes from the coding sequence ATGACAGGAAATTCAGACAAACTTCGCAGCCTGTTCCTGGCTGCGCTGATGGTATTCAGCGTCTTCGCTGGTACTGTTGCGCTTACAGGAACAACCGCTGCAGCCGGAAATAATCCGGTAGTCGAGAAGGCGACCCACTATACGGATACTAGTGATAACGCCGTTCTCGAGCTTGCGTTCGACGAAACGATTAGTAGTACAGGTCAAGTGTATGTTGGCTTTGAGGACGGAACCGAAACTGAAGTCACATCCGATATAGTCGGTAGCGGTACCGGTGACGCACAGGTCGTTGTTGACACGAGCGATTTCTTCCGTAACGCGCAGAACGTGACGGTCAAGAACTTCGAAGACAACACCGAGAACTCGACTTACGACGTCCGGGTTGTGCCCACCACAGTCGATGCAAACGCTTCGTCCGTTACGCAGCAGAACGTCTACCGCGGCGGACTGATCGCTGTGGACTACGGCAGCATCGCCACTGACGTCGAAGTCAACGAAGTTGATGGCACTTACTTCTTCGACGGTAGCACCGGCACCGGTAGCCAGGTGTTCGTCTTCAACACCGAGAACCGCGACCTCGGTGACTACAACTTCAGCACGACCACCAACGCTCCTGTAAACGCTACTGTCACGCTACGCGACCTGGCTCTGGACATCGAGGCAGACTCCGCCAGTGTCGATAACGACAGTACGCTGAGCGCGACCGCCAGCGCCAACGCTGGTGACCGCGGCGTTACTTACACCCTGCTGGACTCCGATGGCGATTCCGTCGCCACGATCGGTGACCAGCTCGACGGTTCTGGCGAAGGTACTGTCGAGTTCAGTTCGCAGGATCCTGGTGACTACACCATCGAGGTGGAAGACAACTCCTCGGGTGCGTCCGCCGAAACGGATACTATCACGGTTAATGAGCCGCTCGAGGCTGACGCTCTGTTCACGACCCGTTCGTACAGTGTCACCCGCGGTGACATCGCGGAAATCGACGTCACCGTCGCCGAGGGTGAAACGGCAACCATGCGGATTGGAAGTCCCGACGCAGGTTACGACGCTCTCGTCACGGCGACCGACGCCGACGAAGACGGTGAAATCACGATCGAGTGGAATACGTTCCTAGCAGGTTCTACCAACGAGTTCAGTGTTGCTGGCGATGACACTCCCGTTAATGTCAACGTCACTAACAGTGCGCTCGGTGGTAACTCTGCCAGCGTCATCCAGAACGGTCGCTACGACCTGGAACTGGTCAACGGTGAAGAGACGTCTAACAGCAACTTCACCGATGCGGACCGGACCAGCCGTGCCCGCATCAGTGTCACCCAGCGCGACACGACCGCACTGCGGACGTGGACCGCGCCCGATGGCGCAGCAGCTGACCTCGAAAACGCCAGCGACGTGCTGGCCGCCGTGCAGGCCGGAGTCATTACGCAGGACTCGTCGGCAGCCGTGACTAACGGCAACGACGAGTTCATCCTGCAGCTCGAATCGAGTGGCCTCGAAGGCTACGTCGCCTCGCAGCCTGAAACTGACCCGGCCGATCAGTTCTTCGGCGCGGAGAACATCAGCGTCACCGCGACGGAACTGAACCCTGGTCGGAACACGGCACCCGACGAGTTCAAGCTCGGTCCTGATAACACGACGCTCATCCCCGACTTCGACGACGGGACGCACTACCTCGTGGTCGACACGAGCGCCGCTGGACTCTCCGATGGCGATGAGTTCGACTTCCAGTTCACACTGGAAGCGGACCAGAATGGTGAATTCGACTACGGTCTCGTTGCGCCCGAGGACGGCGAGTTCTCGAACGAGACTGCATCCGCGAGTGCCTCGTTCGTTGCGGGTGAGGTCACTATCGACACCCCCATCGAAGTTGGTGCTGCTGCGGATCAGACGGTGACTGGCACGTCGACGTTCGCGACTGGTACCAACGTCTCCGTTGAGGCCAGCTCGAACGACGATGCTGTCAGCCCGTACATCATCCCGGGAGACACGGAAGCCGAAGTGACCGAGGACGGTACGTGGAGTACCACCCTCAACTTCTCCAGCGAGGAGGCCAACACTGGCACCGGCTTCACGCTCCTTGCCGCAGCCAACGACGCTTCGACAACCGAGGACGGAACTATTGCTGGTGAGCCGACGGTCAACGACCTGACCTTCAACGACCAGTCCTCGACTGGTGACACGGTCGTTGTCGCCAACGCCAACTTCTCGGCCGGTGGCTTCGTTGCGATCCACCTGTCCGAAGATGGCACTGCAGGCGACGTCATCGGTCACTCCGGCTACCTCGAAGCCAACACCGACAACCGCGTCGCAATCGTTCTGGACCAGCCGATCAGCGAGAACCAGGAGCTGATCGCCATGGCCCACCAGGACACCAACAACAACCAGGTGTACGACTTCCCCGGTGCGGACGGGCCGTACACTGACGACGCTGGTGACGCTGTCGTCTCGGCCGCCCAGATCAGCGGCCTCGGCGGCGGCGCAACCGCAACGGCGACGCCCGGCGACGACCCGACGGCAACCGCCACGCCGACTGAGACGGCAACCGAAACGGCAACTGAGACGGCAACCGAAACGGCAACCGAAACCGAAACCGCGACCGAAACTGACGAGGGCACCGCAACGTCCACGCCCGGTCAGGACGGTCCCGGCTTCGGCGTCATCGTCTCCGTGCTCGCCCTGCTCGCCGCGGCACTGCTGGCAGCCCGCCGCAACGAGTAA
- a CDS encoding DUF7344 domain-containing protein codes for MSSGACYPDKAERVDRLCEVLSDSLRREVIHYFENYTQSHVARLDEVEEHIERRLPPELSAGLRSKLLHCHLPKLEDRGWLTFDRHTGTVHYRGHDSADVLLGELLGVFNENSPV; via the coding sequence ATGTCGTCGGGCGCGTGTTATCCTGACAAGGCAGAACGGGTCGACCGGTTGTGCGAGGTGCTGAGTGACAGCCTTCGCCGGGAAGTCATCCACTATTTCGAGAATTACACGCAGTCTCACGTCGCGCGTCTCGACGAAGTCGAGGAGCACATCGAGAGACGGTTGCCGCCGGAGCTGTCGGCCGGGCTGCGCTCGAAGCTCCTGCACTGTCACCTCCCGAAACTGGAAGACCGTGGCTGGCTCACGTTCGACAGGCACACCGGGACCGTTCACTATCGAGGCCACGACTCCGCCGATGTTCTTCTGGGCGAACTGCTGGGAGTCTTTAACGAGAACAGCCCGGTCTGA
- a CDS encoding MEDS domain-containing protein, giving the protein MSNTQHTDCDFLSLESGAEALQTSAEFDGPVESLDCHHCGDHFALVYENQKEQLQALVPFLRHGLERGDRCLYIVDDLSRESLLSALRDGGVDVDAALESGQLSFRSVEETYLDTQEFDPDEMVDFYADAITEATEEYSALRVVAETTWLHGEAATMEQFLEYEAKINRLFDNENCIGLCQYDRTAFDPDVIRKVIQTHPHLIYDGTVTNNVYYTPPEEYLGPDDSGRHVERMLGTLRDRTQARMTLQEWQQHQRQLYDITSDPGRDFEEKLQALFDLGCDVFEMDLGAIAQVDPENDLFEITRVSDSHDHFQPGTRLALSETYCSEVIDKETIVSVSNPVEDGVGDTPVRRKFNIQSYVGACLNLDSSSDRTFFFISTEPRDEPFSEAERTFHYLMSQWVESELERQHRERSLRELYEIIADGAYSFEEKMECVLELGCDRFGLDQGYLTRYHPDDDIIENEYVAGPATRESFVGVPEMQAKPGQFCHATVAQDEPIGAPDVRELGWDDDPVYTDGGLTSYFGVRVTDGTGCYGTLAFCDTTPRDRPYTDAEQTFLEVMGQWVSHELEQQRREAQLAALNDMSRELMEAATVAEIADLTAKYATQSLQLPLTAVATYETETGELTAAGQTPRAADTLPLATLYDGPSSPIWEVFVSNEPAVIDASDHGFGSDVTQLIAVPLAQQGAFITATTTPGGFTAIERDFIETTAATVEAACTRADRERQLHEREKTLEEQNTTLERLNRINTTIRNIDQALVQASTREEIEEAVCEQLASVGPYEMAWIGARDSVTDEVTPCEAAGAEKGYLDEITVTVDETPTGKGPSGKAVRTHEAQVVNNILDDPSFEPWRRPALSRGYHACIALPLVYEGTLYGLLVIYAGQPGVFDELEQAVLAELGQTIAYAINAIESKKALISDELTELEFAMDEMGLGIVNLVQKTGCEFSLETLVPRSDGGLRAFFSTRGARAAEIVEAGGELAMTDLRVVSECTEGDAPVCMFEAKLESGSLAETVLDHGGLLRQLDATESDATVTIDLATDAEVREFVEAFQERYSNATLVAQRTRERPERTSKGFRSAALENLTARQLEVLQTAYFNGYFEEPRTQTASEIAEILDISQPTFTSHTRRAQRKIFQYFFEEGPAEQ; this is encoded by the coding sequence ATGAGCAACACACAGCACACCGATTGTGACTTCCTGAGTCTCGAGAGCGGCGCCGAAGCGCTGCAAACAAGCGCAGAGTTCGATGGGCCAGTCGAATCGCTGGACTGCCACCACTGTGGTGACCACTTCGCACTCGTCTACGAAAACCAAAAAGAACAGCTCCAGGCTCTCGTCCCGTTTCTCCGGCACGGGCTAGAGCGTGGTGACCGCTGTCTATACATCGTCGACGACCTGTCGAGAGAGTCGTTGCTGAGTGCGCTCCGGGATGGTGGCGTGGATGTCGACGCGGCGCTCGAATCTGGCCAGCTCTCGTTCCGGAGCGTCGAGGAGACGTATCTCGATACCCAAGAGTTCGACCCCGACGAGATGGTCGACTTCTATGCCGACGCTATTACGGAAGCCACGGAGGAGTACTCAGCCCTGCGGGTTGTTGCCGAGACGACGTGGCTCCATGGAGAGGCCGCGACGATGGAGCAGTTCCTGGAGTACGAGGCAAAAATCAACCGCCTCTTCGACAACGAGAATTGTATCGGCCTCTGTCAGTATGACCGGACGGCGTTCGACCCCGACGTTATCAGGAAGGTGATACAGACTCATCCCCACCTCATCTACGACGGCACAGTTACCAACAACGTGTATTATACACCGCCGGAGGAGTACCTGGGTCCCGACGACTCTGGGCGTCACGTCGAGCGGATGCTGGGGACACTCCGCGACCGGACGCAAGCGCGGATGACGCTCCAGGAGTGGCAGCAACACCAGCGGCAACTGTACGATATCACGTCTGATCCAGGCCGGGACTTCGAAGAGAAACTGCAGGCGCTGTTCGATCTGGGGTGCGACGTCTTCGAGATGGACTTGGGGGCGATTGCCCAGGTCGATCCCGAAAACGACCTGTTTGAGATTACGCGGGTGAGTGATTCCCACGACCACTTCCAGCCGGGGACGAGGCTGGCCCTCTCGGAAACGTACTGTTCGGAAGTCATCGACAAAGAGACGATAGTGAGTGTTTCGAACCCGGTCGAAGACGGAGTGGGAGATACCCCTGTCCGTCGGAAGTTCAATATTCAATCGTACGTCGGGGCGTGTCTCAACCTGGACAGCAGTAGCGACCGGACATTCTTCTTTATCTCGACCGAACCACGCGACGAACCGTTCTCAGAGGCTGAGCGAACGTTTCATTATCTAATGAGTCAGTGGGTCGAGTCCGAATTAGAGCGACAACACCGCGAGCGCTCTCTCCGAGAACTCTACGAGATTATCGCCGACGGAGCGTATTCCTTCGAGGAGAAGATGGAGTGCGTTCTCGAACTCGGGTGTGACCGCTTCGGCCTCGACCAGGGCTATCTGACGCGGTATCATCCGGATGACGATATCATCGAGAACGAATACGTCGCCGGACCGGCGACCCGGGAGTCCTTCGTTGGCGTCCCCGAGATGCAGGCGAAACCGGGGCAGTTCTGTCACGCGACCGTTGCACAGGACGAGCCGATCGGGGCCCCCGATGTCCGTGAACTCGGGTGGGACGACGACCCGGTCTATACAGACGGCGGACTGACGAGCTATTTCGGTGTAAGAGTCACGGACGGCACGGGATGTTACGGGACGCTCGCGTTCTGTGATACGACACCACGGGACCGTCCGTACACCGACGCCGAACAGACGTTCCTGGAGGTGATGGGTCAGTGGGTGAGTCACGAACTCGAACAACAGCGGCGCGAGGCTCAACTGGCCGCACTCAACGACATGAGTCGGGAATTGATGGAGGCTGCAACGGTGGCAGAGATTGCGGACCTGACCGCGAAATACGCCACCCAGTCGCTCCAACTACCGCTTACCGCCGTCGCCACGTACGAGACAGAAACGGGGGAGCTTACGGCGGCAGGCCAGACACCACGTGCAGCGGACACGCTGCCGCTGGCCACGTTGTACGATGGGCCGTCCAGCCCCATCTGGGAGGTGTTCGTCTCGAACGAACCGGCAGTTATCGACGCCTCTGACCACGGTTTCGGAAGCGACGTGACGCAACTCATCGCTGTGCCCCTGGCTCAGCAGGGGGCGTTCATCACGGCGACCACGACACCCGGCGGCTTCACTGCCATCGAGCGAGACTTCATCGAGACGACCGCTGCAACCGTCGAAGCCGCCTGTACCCGCGCCGACCGCGAGCGGCAACTCCACGAGCGCGAGAAGACCCTCGAAGAGCAGAACACAACGCTCGAACGACTCAACCGGATTAACACGACCATCCGGAACATCGACCAGGCCCTCGTACAGGCCTCGACGCGCGAGGAGATTGAGGAGGCAGTCTGTGAGCAGTTGGCCAGCGTCGGACCGTACGAGATGGCGTGGATCGGGGCCCGTGATTCGGTGACCGACGAGGTAACCCCCTGTGAGGCGGCCGGAGCCGAGAAAGGCTATCTCGACGAAATCACAGTGACCGTCGACGAGACACCGACTGGAAAAGGGCCCAGTGGGAAAGCAGTCAGAACCCACGAAGCACAGGTCGTCAACAACATCCTCGACGACCCCTCGTTCGAACCGTGGCGACGACCAGCGCTCAGTCGGGGCTACCACGCCTGCATCGCGCTTCCACTCGTCTATGAGGGGACCCTCTATGGGCTCCTCGTCATCTACGCCGGGCAACCGGGTGTGTTCGACGAACTCGAACAGGCGGTGTTGGCAGAGCTGGGGCAGACAATCGCCTACGCCATCAACGCGATCGAGAGTAAGAAGGCCCTCATCAGCGATGAGCTCACGGAGCTGGAATTTGCCATGGACGAGATGGGCCTTGGAATCGTGAATCTCGTACAGAAGACGGGGTGTGAGTTCTCGCTCGAAACACTCGTTCCCCGGTCCGATGGCGGCCTGCGTGCGTTCTTCTCGACACGTGGGGCGCGAGCGGCGGAGATTGTCGAGGCCGGTGGGGAATTAGCTATGACGGACCTCAGAGTGGTGTCGGAATGTACTGAGGGGGACGCCCCGGTCTGCATGTTCGAGGCAAAGTTAGAGAGTGGCTCGCTGGCCGAAACCGTGCTGGACCACGGCGGACTGCTCAGACAACTGGACGCGACGGAATCGGATGCGACGGTCACGATCGACCTCGCGACGGATGCCGAAGTCAGAGAGTTCGTCGAGGCGTTCCAGGAGCGATATTCTAACGCGACGCTCGTCGCACAGCGGACACGCGAGCGGCCCGAGCGGACGAGCAAAGGGTTCCGATCAGCGGCACTCGAAAACTTGACTGCCCGACAACTCGAAGTTCTCCAGACCGCCTATTTCAACGGCTATTTCGAAGAGCCGCGGACGCAAACGGCCAGCGAGATTGCGGAGATACTCGACATCTCCCAACCGACGTTCACCAGTCACACGCGGCGGGCGCAACGCAAAATCTTCCAGTACTTCTTCGAGGAAGGCCCTGCAGAGCAGTGA
- a CDS encoding DUF2267 domain-containing protein, whose translation MNFDEFTGEIQHRLELPGTGETVRAVRATLMTLGQRIPEGNAEDLAASLPLEVKWYLTGAVHAHGQRFDWKEFVSRVSDIEGADKSEAAYHAQVIIDLVSTLVPPSDLQQLRDQLPESEDEENWGKLFAVVDAGGWGDAQEAQTGGGPQSADESNSESSGESGSSSNSSDGE comes from the coding sequence ATGAACTTCGATGAGTTCACCGGAGAGATACAGCACCGTCTCGAACTCCCGGGAACCGGCGAAACGGTTCGGGCGGTTCGGGCGACCCTGATGACCTTAGGCCAGCGAATTCCAGAGGGGAACGCCGAGGATCTCGCCGCCTCACTTCCGCTGGAGGTCAAGTGGTACCTCACTGGGGCTGTCCACGCGCACGGCCAGCGATTCGACTGGAAGGAGTTCGTCTCGCGTGTGAGCGATATAGAGGGAGCCGACAAGTCGGAGGCAGCCTATCACGCCCAGGTCATCATCGATCTCGTGAGTACGCTCGTCCCTCCCTCCGACCTGCAACAGCTCCGCGACCAACTCCCGGAGAGCGAAGACGAAGAGAACTGGGGCAAGCTCTTCGCCGTAGTCGATGCTGGGGGATGGGGAGACGCACAGGAGGCACAAACTGGCGGCGGGCCACAGTCAGCCGATGAAAGTAACAGCGAGTCCAGCGGAGAGAGCGGGAGTTCGTCAAATTCCTCCGACGGCGAGTAG